A part of Pararhizobium sp. A13 genomic DNA contains:
- a CDS encoding branched-chain amino acid ABC transporter permease, with amino-acid sequence MDLLSTLNYPVYLAIFICIYGCLAIGLNVQWGYAGLFNAGIAGFFAVGAYTTSILTSPDIPDRLGGFDLPVPVGVIGAMLLSAVIAWPIGKICLRFRGDYLAIVTIGVAEVIRLVARSEYWLTGSTQGVTNVPRPFGDLPYAQAQLAYLALSALILFVAYLLIERLAKSPWGRMMRSIRDNELAAAAMGKDVPFRRQEAFILGAALMGLGGALYAHLNRGVTPDAIDPMVSSFLIWIMVILGGSGNNRGAILGVVVVWVIWSASEFITDLLPTAVALQAKYARIFLIGLLLQLVLHFRPEGILPEPLSKVRLKKKELREAKEEHA; translated from the coding sequence ATGGACCTTCTGAGCACTCTCAACTATCCGGTCTACCTCGCGATCTTCATCTGCATCTATGGCTGCCTGGCCATCGGTCTCAACGTGCAGTGGGGCTATGCAGGACTGTTTAACGCCGGCATCGCCGGGTTCTTCGCAGTCGGCGCCTACACCACCTCCATCCTGACGTCACCGGACATACCGGACAGGCTTGGCGGGTTCGATCTGCCCGTGCCGGTCGGCGTAATAGGCGCGATGCTGCTCTCGGCAGTGATCGCCTGGCCGATTGGCAAGATCTGCCTCAGGTTCCGTGGAGACTACCTTGCGATCGTGACGATCGGCGTAGCCGAGGTCATTCGACTTGTCGCTCGTTCCGAGTACTGGCTGACCGGTTCCACGCAAGGGGTGACAAACGTTCCACGCCCGTTCGGCGACCTCCCCTATGCACAGGCACAACTAGCGTATCTGGCGCTGTCGGCCCTGATCCTGTTCGTTGCCTATCTGCTGATTGAACGTCTCGCGAAGTCGCCGTGGGGTCGCATGATGCGCTCCATCCGCGACAACGAGCTCGCTGCCGCCGCGATGGGCAAGGACGTGCCGTTCCGCAGGCAGGAGGCGTTCATCCTGGGTGCGGCGCTGATGGGCCTCGGTGGCGCCCTCTACGCGCATCTGAACCGGGGTGTCACTCCCGATGCGATCGACCCGATGGTCTCGTCGTTCCTAATCTGGATCATGGTGATCCTCGGCGGCTCCGGAAACAACCGCGGCGCCATCCTGGGAGTGGTCGTCGTCTGGGTGATCTGGTCGGCCTCCGAGTTCATCACGGACTTGCTACCGACGGCCGTCGCGCTGCAGGCGAAGTACGCCCGCATCTTCCTGATCGGTCTTCTCCTTCAGCTCGTTCTTCATTTTCGGCCCGAGGGCATCCTGCCGGAGCCTCTCTCAAAAGTCCGTCTCAAGAAAAAGGAGTTGCGTGAAGCAAAAGAAGAGCACGCGTGA
- a CDS encoding ABC transporter substrate-binding protein, translating into MKKYLAVATLLLSGTVMASPAFADKTIGLLGGITGGTAALAPEIIKSYEFAVKQINDQGGILQGEKLIGVVTDDGCNPQLGADAAGKVVNVSGAIGVVGPWCSGAVISAANSVTIPAGVTLITPAGTSPVITTLKDNDTVFRSVPSDEYQGQVLARAMLKRGTKTIAVSFINNDYGKGLAEAFKKEYEAKGGTIAGYAAHEEGKPSYRSDLAELAKGEADTVLVLDYGDTSGLTVVREAIENDFFKYFVGGEGMKSSALIKGIGSENLENFFVSSPVGLESASLNLFNDGFKAAGGDPNAVFANTGYDAVFMLALAIEKAGGDKAKIPAAMHAISSGKGEPILVGEWKKAKELIAAGKDIDYQGASGGLDFDENGDVPGTYSLFRVAGDDFQVVEAMR; encoded by the coding sequence ATGAAAAAATATCTCGCAGTTGCCACCTTACTGCTCAGCGGGACCGTCATGGCCTCGCCGGCCTTCGCTGACAAGACGATCGGTCTTCTCGGCGGCATCACGGGCGGCACCGCCGCGCTCGCGCCTGAAATCATCAAGTCCTATGAATTCGCGGTCAAGCAGATCAACGACCAGGGCGGAATTCTCCAGGGTGAAAAGCTGATCGGCGTTGTCACCGACGACGGCTGCAATCCGCAGCTCGGCGCCGATGCAGCGGGCAAGGTTGTAAATGTCTCCGGCGCCATCGGCGTCGTTGGTCCGTGGTGCTCGGGAGCGGTCATCTCCGCCGCCAACTCTGTGACGATTCCTGCAGGAGTGACGTTGATCACCCCAGCCGGCACGTCGCCGGTCATCACGACCCTCAAGGACAACGACACGGTGTTCCGGTCGGTACCGTCCGACGAATATCAAGGCCAGGTACTCGCCCGCGCCATGCTTAAACGGGGCACAAAGACGATTGCCGTGTCCTTCATCAACAACGACTACGGCAAGGGTCTCGCCGAGGCGTTCAAGAAGGAATACGAGGCCAAGGGCGGTACGATCGCCGGCTATGCCGCCCACGAGGAAGGGAAGCCGTCCTACCGTTCGGACCTTGCCGAATTGGCGAAGGGCGAAGCAGATACCGTGCTCGTGCTGGACTACGGCGACACTTCCGGTCTGACCGTCGTCCGCGAGGCCATCGAGAACGACTTCTTCAAGTACTTCGTCGGCGGCGAAGGCATGAAGTCCAGCGCCCTGATTAAGGGCATCGGCTCCGAGAACCTGGAAAACTTCTTTGTTTCTTCCCCGGTCGGCCTCGAATCCGCGTCGCTAAATCTTTTCAACGACGGTTTCAAGGCTGCGGGTGGCGACCCGAATGCGGTGTTCGCGAACACCGGCTACGACGCCGTTTTCATGCTGGCGCTGGCGATTGAGAAGGCGGGCGGCGACAAGGCCAAGATCCCGGCAGCGATGCACGCGATCTCGAGCGGAAAGGGTGAGCCGATCCTAGTTGGCGAATGGAAGAAGGCCAAAGAGCTTATCGCCGCCGGCAAGGACATCGACTACCAGGGCGCGTCGGGCGGCCTGGACTTCGACGAGAACGGAGACGTGCCGGGCACCTACTCGCTGTTCAGGGTGGCCGGCGATGACTTCCAGGTCGTTGAGGCCATGCGCTAA
- the ilvN gene encoding acetolactate synthase small subunit has product MSTHFKPTGSTYFIVRETAPAACHTLSVLVDNEPGVLARVIGLFIGRAYNIESLTVCETEHEAHLSRITIVTRGTHQVLEQIKSQLERIIPVHRVVDLTMRAVELGHERPIECETVLAKVINRGELRAETMRLADAFGAKVVDATVEHFIFEATGRPTKIEQFISTIGPLGLVEVCHTGIVAMNRGPQGM; this is encoded by the coding sequence ATGAGCACTCACTTCAAGCCGACCGGCTCCACCTACTTCATCGTCAGGGAAACGGCGCCGGCCGCCTGCCACACGCTCTCAGTTCTGGTCGACAACGAACCTGGAGTTCTTGCCCGCGTCATAGGTCTGTTCATCGGTCGGGCCTACAACATCGAGAGCCTCACGGTCTGCGAGACCGAACACGAGGCACACCTGTCTCGGATAACGATCGTCACCCGCGGCACGCACCAGGTTCTGGAGCAGATCAAGTCTCAGCTCGAGCGGATCATCCCGGTCCACCGGGTGGTCGACCTCACCATGCGGGCGGTCGAACTCGGTCACGAACGGCCGATCGAGTGCGAGACGGTTCTGGCGAAGGTTATCAACCGCGGCGAGCTGCGGGCCGAGACCATGCGTCTGGCGGACGCCTTCGGGGCAAAGGTGGTCGATGCGACCGTCGAGCACTTCATTTTTGAGGCGACCGGCAGGCCTACGAAAATCGAACAGTTCATCTCGACCATCGGACCGCTCGGTCTGGTCGAAGTCTGCCATACCGGAATCGTGGCGATGAACCGCGGCCCGCAGGGGATGTGA
- the panB gene encoding 3-methyl-2-oxobutanoate hydroxymethyltransferase, with translation MSTHAKQKRLTTASIRAMKGRDRVVCLTAYTTPIARLLDPHCDLLLVGDSLGMVLYGMDTTVGVTLDMMAAHGLAVVRGAERACVIVDLPFGSYQVSKERAFLSALRLMQETGCDGVKLEGGEEMAETVEFLVARGIPVFGHVGLMPQLVNTAGGFRSMGHSDAEAEKIRRDAAAIEQAGAFALVIEGTVEPLAREITASLSVPTIGIGASVACDGQVLVVDDVLGLFDGFKPKFVKRFAELGPVVSSAVQSYALEVRDGRFPAHEHTFQPRKR, from the coding sequence ATGAGCACCCATGCCAAGCAGAAGCGACTCACCACCGCATCTATCCGAGCGATGAAGGGCAGGGACCGTGTGGTCTGCCTCACGGCCTACACCACCCCTATCGCCAGGCTGCTGGACCCGCATTGCGATCTCCTTCTTGTCGGCGATTCCCTGGGAATGGTTCTTTACGGGATGGACACCACCGTCGGCGTGACCCTCGACATGATGGCGGCGCACGGCCTTGCGGTAGTGCGGGGCGCGGAGCGGGCCTGCGTGATCGTGGACCTACCGTTCGGCAGCTACCAGGTCTCGAAGGAACGCGCTTTTCTGAGCGCGCTCCGGCTCATGCAAGAAACTGGTTGCGATGGAGTGAAGCTCGAGGGCGGAGAGGAGATGGCCGAAACGGTCGAGTTCCTGGTCGCGCGGGGTATACCAGTGTTCGGTCACGTCGGCCTGATGCCGCAACTCGTCAATACCGCAGGTGGGTTTCGTTCAATGGGCCATTCCGACGCCGAGGCCGAAAAAATCCGCCGCGACGCCGCCGCGATCGAGCAGGCGGGCGCTTTCGCGCTCGTGATCGAAGGCACTGTCGAGCCCCTCGCGAGGGAAATCACTGCGTCGCTCTCCGTTCCGACGATAGGGATCGGCGCATCCGTCGCCTGCGACGGACAAGTGCTCGTCGTGGACGATGTGCTCGGACTGTTCGACGGATTCAAACCCAAGTTCGTAAAGCGTTTCGCAGAGCTCGGACCGGTGGTGTCGAGTGCCGTGCAAAGTTACGCGCTGGAGGTGCGCGACGGACGTTTTCCGGCGCATGAGCATACCTTCCAGCCACGGAAGCGTTGA
- a CDS encoding branched-chain amino acid ABC transporter permease: MDFLSFVNFHLVPGIVIGSIYALGAIGITLVFSIMRHAHLAHGDMAALGAYIALAVVATFGVSPYLALPVALLLTGVLAIGIDKLFYEHLRNRPKILTTISSLGIGLMLRSVVQIVWGVNTAAYAAGISRPNNWFGLRIKTTELITVGSTMAIVAGLILFLTRTKWGKAMRAMSDNRNLALLSGIDNGKVVALTWLIVGGLCAASGFFLGMNTELKSMMGWNIILPTFAAAILGGVGRLEGAIVGGLIIGIIEEASVTFIPTEYKAVSSFAVLLLVLLIRPTGIFRGKIL; encoded by the coding sequence ATGGATTTTCTCAGCTTCGTAAACTTCCATCTTGTTCCCGGTATAGTCATCGGGTCCATCTACGCGCTTGGTGCAATTGGCATCACGCTCGTCTTTTCCATCATGCGCCACGCACATCTCGCGCATGGAGATATGGCTGCTCTCGGCGCCTACATTGCTCTGGCCGTGGTGGCGACGTTCGGCGTGTCGCCCTATCTCGCCCTCCCCGTGGCGCTACTGCTAACGGGCGTTCTGGCGATCGGTATCGACAAGCTCTTCTATGAACATCTTAGAAACCGACCGAAGATCCTGACCACGATCTCCTCCCTCGGGATCGGACTCATGCTCCGTTCCGTGGTGCAGATCGTGTGGGGCGTCAACACGGCCGCCTATGCCGCGGGCATTTCGCGCCCGAACAATTGGTTTGGTCTGCGGATCAAGACTACCGAGCTGATCACGGTCGGATCCACGATGGCGATCGTAGCCGGTCTCATCCTTTTCCTCACGCGAACCAAGTGGGGCAAGGCGATGCGCGCCATGTCGGACAACCGTAACCTCGCCCTCCTGTCGGGCATCGACAATGGCAAGGTCGTGGCCCTGACCTGGCTCATCGTCGGCGGACTCTGCGCTGCGTCCGGCTTCTTCCTGGGAATGAACACCGAGCTCAAGTCGATGATGGGTTGGAACATCATTCTTCCGACCTTTGCGGCCGCGATCCTCGGCGGCGTGGGAAGACTGGAAGGCGCCATCGTCGGCGGCCTGATCATCGGCATCATCGAGGAAGCCTCGGTGACGTTCATTCCCACGGAATACAAGGCGGTCAGCTCGTTTGCCGTGCTTCTGCTGGTCCTTCTCATCCGCCCAACGGGCATTTTCCGCGGCAAGATTCTCTAA
- a CDS encoding ABC transporter ATP-binding protein, with translation MTSLLTMTNVRGGYGDADILTNVSMEVSPGEIVAIVGPNGAGKSTSMKAVFGLLNVRGGNIVVDGTDITGWAPNRIVQAGVSYVPQVDNIFGEMTVHENLEMGAFLRGGDYTAACDRVYSLFPDLRAKRRTLAGSLSGGQRQMVAMGRAMMLDTKVLLLDEPTAGLSPKYMEQIFEISRNIRDTGVAILLVEQHAKQALAFADRGYVLAAGANRHHGTGQALLADRAVAEMFLGG, from the coding sequence TTGACCTCGCTGCTCACGATGACCAACGTCCGCGGGGGATACGGCGACGCCGATATCCTCACCAACGTCTCCATGGAAGTGTCGCCGGGCGAAATCGTCGCGATCGTCGGTCCTAACGGTGCCGGCAAGTCAACCTCGATGAAAGCTGTCTTCGGCCTTCTGAACGTACGCGGCGGAAACATCGTCGTCGACGGGACGGACATCACGGGCTGGGCGCCCAACCGCATCGTGCAGGCCGGCGTCAGCTACGTGCCGCAGGTCGACAACATCTTCGGCGAGATGACGGTCCACGAGAACCTCGAAATGGGCGCGTTTCTCCGCGGGGGCGATTACACCGCGGCATGCGACCGCGTGTATTCGCTGTTTCCGGACCTCAGGGCGAAGCGCAGGACGCTCGCCGGAAGCCTTTCCGGCGGGCAGCGCCAGATGGTGGCCATGGGACGGGCGATGATGCTCGACACCAAGGTCCTGCTGCTGGACGAGCCGACGGCCGGCCTGTCGCCGAAATACATGGAACAGATCTTCGAAATCAGCCGGAACATTCGCGACACAGGCGTCGCGATCCTTTTGGTCGAGCAGCACGCGAAGCAGGCGCTCGCCTTCGCTGACCGTGGATACGTCCTCGCGGCCGGTGCGAACCGGCACCACGGGACGGGCCAAGCGCTACTGGCCGATCGGGCCGTAGCTGAAATGTTTCTCGGCGGATAG
- a CDS encoding AraC family transcriptional regulator — protein sequence MIQVEQGPHNFCDPMFPETIIALPLAVEKQCNWSWTIGDTRHRQRAEVGEMLVVPSDVESKWEVDGSRKLLALVMPNDTIRTILGPACPPSIGNAFAKLTMNTWADPFIESMMTRLWDSTAGKEAADTFLTDGIVVSILSQLLIRAGTNLDINTSVALPQWRLKRVKSFVDANLGRDLNLDELAEAAGLSRRHFARSFHEEIGETPHRWLMQRRLDRAKELLASTNASLCEVADVCGFSSQSHLTTALKHATGMTPHRWRQHFRQ from the coding sequence ATGATCCAGGTCGAACAGGGTCCGCACAATTTCTGCGACCCCATGTTTCCCGAAACCATCATTGCGCTGCCGCTCGCGGTTGAAAAGCAGTGCAACTGGAGCTGGACGATAGGCGATACGCGCCATCGTCAGAGGGCCGAAGTTGGCGAAATGCTCGTCGTTCCTTCCGACGTCGAGAGCAAGTGGGAAGTCGATGGCAGTCGCAAGCTGCTGGCGCTTGTGATGCCCAACGACACCATTCGCACGATCCTCGGTCCGGCATGCCCTCCGAGCATAGGAAATGCCTTTGCCAAACTGACAATGAACACCTGGGCAGACCCCTTCATTGAGTCGATGATGACCCGCCTCTGGGACAGCACGGCAGGGAAGGAAGCCGCCGACACGTTCCTTACGGACGGAATCGTCGTTTCGATACTTTCTCAACTGCTCATCCGGGCCGGCACGAACCTCGACATCAACACGTCCGTCGCACTTCCGCAGTGGCGGCTCAAGCGTGTGAAGTCCTTCGTCGACGCCAACCTTGGACGTGATCTCAACCTCGACGAGCTTGCGGAGGCGGCCGGGCTCAGTCGGCGTCACTTTGCGCGCAGCTTCCACGAAGAAATCGGTGAGACGCCGCATCGCTGGCTGATGCAGAGGCGGCTCGACCGGGCGAAGGAGTTGCTGGCCAGCACCAATGCCTCGCTCTGCGAGGTCGCTGATGTCTGTGGTTTCTCCAGTCAGAGTCACCTGACGACGGCCCTGAAACACGCGACTGGCATGACACCCCACAGATGGCGGCAGCACTTCCGCCAGTGA
- a CDS encoding cyclase family protein translates to MRKIAKTSVLAAFGLSATAAAMPVAAADDGLWSVYNDAFKGAKYIELSHVITPKLPVWIGFGTPTFAQTKSAVDVEGYSKKGDTFTFEKQGFEATSYVLPTDQLGTQLDPPAHWAPEYPGIDELPATYTLRPLVVISIEDKVAKDAGYHLQVSDIEEFEKAHGKIPEGSVVFVRSGWSKGWSDPDLAKKRPFPGVSLDALKFLHLERKILFHGHEPLDTDTTPTLEGEYWLMHNGYAQAEGVNNLDQVKETGCLVAIGFPKFQGGVGGYARYVGICPSDWKFGVSVGEVADAPLQKFDKPLKWSDEAGTRVR, encoded by the coding sequence ATGAGGAAAATTGCGAAGACGTCGGTTCTTGCAGCATTCGGACTCTCCGCCACCGCAGCGGCGATGCCCGTGGCCGCTGCGGACGACGGATTGTGGAGCGTTTACAACGACGCCTTCAAGGGCGCCAAGTACATCGAGCTTTCACATGTGATCACACCAAAGCTGCCGGTCTGGATTGGGTTCGGAACTCCGACATTCGCACAAACCAAGTCCGCGGTGGACGTCGAGGGCTACTCCAAGAAGGGCGACACCTTCACCTTCGAAAAGCAGGGCTTCGAGGCGACTTCGTACGTCTTGCCGACCGACCAGCTTGGGACGCAGCTCGACCCGCCCGCACACTGGGCTCCCGAGTATCCGGGCATTGACGAACTCCCGGCAACCTACACGCTGCGCCCGCTGGTCGTGATCTCGATCGAAGACAAGGTCGCCAAGGACGCCGGGTACCATCTACAGGTTTCCGACATAGAAGAATTCGAGAAGGCGCATGGCAAGATCCCGGAAGGCTCGGTCGTGTTCGTGCGGTCGGGATGGTCCAAGGGCTGGTCCGATCCGGATCTCGCGAAGAAGCGCCCGTTCCCCGGAGTAAGCCTCGACGCGCTCAAGTTTCTCCATCTCGAGCGCAAAATCCTCTTCCACGGTCACGAGCCGCTCGACACCGACACCACGCCGACCCTCGAAGGTGAGTACTGGCTGATGCACAACGGCTACGCCCAGGCGGAGGGCGTGAACAACCTCGACCAGGTCAAGGAGACCGGATGCCTGGTCGCAATCGGGTTCCCTAAGTTCCAGGGCGGCGTCGGCGGCTACGCACGCTACGTCGGGATTTGCCCTTCGGATTGGAAGTTTGGCGTCTCCGTCGGAGAGGTTGCCGACGCTCCGCTTCAGAAGTTCGACAAGCCGCTCAAATGGAGCGACGAAGCCGGCACCCGCGTACGCTGA
- a CDS encoding ABC transporter ATP-binding protein: MLQCDQVTMDFGPFRAVDKCSFSVERGSITGLIGPNGAGKSTMFNMIAGAFRNTAGRIVYEGEDITELSTDKRFHKGLVRTFQIPHEFQHLTVLENLMMVPPGQLGESLFRNWLSASMVADVEEQTYERATEALRFLELTHVSHERAGRLSGGQKKLLELGRTIMTDAKLVLLDEPAAGVNRTLLRKLEEKIQFLNQERGYTFILIEHDMEMIEKLCGPIICMAEGKVLIQGDFATVRSDSRVLEAYLGEKQEVLH, translated from the coding sequence ATGCTGCAATGCGATCAGGTGACGATGGACTTCGGTCCATTCCGAGCAGTCGACAAGTGTTCCTTCTCGGTCGAGCGAGGATCGATCACGGGTCTTATAGGACCTAACGGCGCCGGCAAGTCGACGATGTTCAATATGATCGCAGGCGCGTTCCGCAATACCGCGGGGCGCATCGTCTACGAGGGCGAGGACATCACCGAACTCTCGACGGACAAGCGATTTCACAAGGGTCTGGTGAGGACGTTTCAGATTCCTCACGAGTTCCAGCACCTGACCGTCTTGGAAAACCTCATGATGGTACCCCCCGGGCAACTCGGGGAGAGCCTGTTCCGCAACTGGCTGTCGGCGAGCATGGTGGCCGACGTCGAGGAGCAGACATATGAGCGCGCCACCGAAGCCCTCAGGTTCCTCGAATTGACCCATGTCAGCCATGAGCGCGCCGGCCGCCTTTCGGGAGGTCAGAAGAAGCTGCTGGAGCTCGGTCGCACAATCATGACCGACGCCAAGCTCGTGTTGCTGGATGAGCCGGCAGCGGGTGTCAATCGCACCCTGCTCCGCAAGCTTGAGGAGAAGATCCAGTTCCTCAATCAGGAACGGGGATACACCTTCATTCTCATCGAGCACGACATGGAAATGATCGAAAAGCTTTGCGGTCCGATCATCTGCATGGCCGAAGGTAAGGTCCTTATCCAAGGCGACTTCGCAACCGTACGGTCCGACTCTCGTGTCCTCGAAGCCTACCTCGGCGAAAAGCAGGAGGTGCTCCATTGA
- a CDS encoding alpha/beta hydrolase has product MPLHPTIAAAIRATSDLPGYESLPIADARRRAKQGYVFPTKSAVGSVEDRQIELRDRRVGIRIYRPGSEQRLPAIVFFHGSGFCLLDLDTHDEICRFLCRNGRCVVVSVDYRLAPEWKFPAGPDDAFDASEWVFGNAAALGIDDTQIVLAGDSAGGNIAIVTALRRKAQGLSATSALLLFYPVTDHYDAGHRSYDQFRQGFGLTAHAMRWGWDMYLDDLSASSQPLVSPNRTDLAGLPPAYLQIAEYDVLRDEGRQFADRLRQAAVPTFSHYAEGLNHGYLRWIGQIDVATSWALHACAWLQSHWNGQQSNHNGWAENA; this is encoded by the coding sequence ATGCCTCTCCATCCGACCATTGCGGCAGCGATCAGAGCGACAAGCGACCTTCCGGGATATGAATCGCTTCCGATTGCCGACGCGAGGCGGCGAGCGAAGCAAGGTTATGTCTTTCCGACGAAGTCCGCTGTCGGGTCGGTTGAGGACCGGCAGATTGAGCTGCGGGACAGAAGGGTTGGGATCCGAATTTATCGCCCCGGATCCGAGCAAAGGCTTCCCGCGATTGTATTCTTCCATGGAAGCGGCTTCTGCCTGCTTGACCTGGACACGCACGATGAGATTTGCCGTTTCCTGTGTCGAAACGGACGCTGCGTCGTCGTCTCGGTCGACTATCGGCTGGCGCCGGAATGGAAGTTCCCTGCCGGTCCCGACGACGCCTTCGACGCTTCCGAATGGGTGTTCGGCAACGCCGCAGCCCTCGGCATCGACGATACCCAGATCGTTCTCGCCGGCGACAGCGCAGGCGGCAACATCGCGATCGTCACCGCGCTGCGGAGAAAAGCCCAAGGTCTGAGCGCGACTTCGGCGCTGCTGCTGTTCTATCCGGTAACCGATCACTACGACGCCGGCCATCGAAGCTACGATCAATTCAGACAAGGTTTTGGTCTCACCGCCCACGCGATGCGGTGGGGTTGGGACATGTATCTCGACGATCTCAGCGCCTCTTCGCAGCCCCTGGTCTCGCCCAACCGTACCGATCTGGCCGGACTACCACCTGCCTATCTGCAGATCGCCGAGTACGACGTCCTGCGCGACGAGGGCCGCCAGTTTGCCGATCGTCTCAGGCAGGCGGCCGTGCCGACCTTCTCCCACTATGCGGAGGGGCTGAACCATGGATACCTCCGTTGGATTGGGCAGATCGACGTGGCGACGAGTTGGGCCCTTCACGCATGCGCGTGGCTCCAATCGCACTGGAATGGACAGCAATCAAATCACAATGGGTGGGCGGAGAATGCCTGA
- a CDS encoding PLP-dependent aminotransferase family protein gives MTIRFAERMINVKPSAIRELLQLGADPAIISFGGGYPDASLFPLEQLNSVFQTAILDQGRDALQYTVSNGIPKLRAQIAERMAKEGIKCNQENVLILQGGQQGLDLVAKMMVNKGDLIITEDPTFLGALAAFNPYEPRYATVPMDKDGMDINALERTLAANLEAKFIYTVPDFQNPTGVTMSLSRRKELIELANRYDVVILEDTPYREVRFEGESLPPIKSFDTEDRVIYLGSFSKILAPGLRLGWAVASDDIAQRLTLLKLGADTQCSTLNMAAVSLFLDSFDIEPHIANIRQTYLRKKNLMLDTIRQTFPQEVSFTEPSGGMFTWLTFEYGFDAGRFMRERALPEAKVAYVPGAPFFAVEPKPNHARVSYSTQTDERIFEGISRLGRLLKTAVHQAKAS, from the coding sequence ATGACTATTCGCTTCGCAGAACGGATGATCAACGTCAAACCATCGGCCATCCGGGAACTTCTCCAGCTCGGCGCGGATCCCGCAATCATCTCCTTTGGTGGCGGCTACCCGGACGCGTCTCTGTTTCCGCTCGAACAGCTCAATTCCGTCTTTCAGACAGCGATCCTCGACCAGGGGCGCGACGCTCTGCAGTACACAGTCTCCAACGGCATTCCGAAGCTGCGCGCGCAGATTGCTGAGCGGATGGCCAAGGAAGGCATCAAGTGTAACCAGGAAAACGTGCTGATCCTTCAAGGCGGCCAGCAGGGGCTCGACCTCGTCGCGAAGATGATGGTGAACAAGGGCGACCTGATCATCACGGAAGATCCGACGTTCCTGGGCGCTCTCGCAGCCTTCAACCCGTACGAGCCCCGCTACGCCACCGTGCCGATGGATAAGGACGGCATGGACATAAACGCCCTGGAGCGGACGCTTGCAGCCAATCTTGAAGCGAAGTTCATCTACACCGTGCCCGACTTCCAGAACCCGACGGGCGTGACGATGAGCCTTTCGCGTCGAAAGGAGCTTATCGAACTGGCAAACCGTTACGACGTAGTCATTCTTGAAGATACGCCGTATCGCGAAGTTCGGTTCGAAGGCGAGTCGCTCCCGCCGATCAAAAGCTTCGACACCGAAGATCGCGTGATCTACCTCGGCAGCTTCTCCAAGATTCTCGCGCCGGGCCTGCGCCTCGGATGGGCCGTCGCCTCGGACGATATCGCGCAGCGGCTCACGCTCCTGAAGCTGGGCGCCGACACGCAGTGCAGCACGTTGAACATGGCCGCCGTCTCGCTCTTTCTCGACAGCTTCGACATCGAGCCTCACATCGCCAACATCCGTCAGACCTACCTCCGCAAGAAGAACCTCATGCTCGACACGATCCGGCAGACCTTCCCACAGGAGGTCTCCTTCACAGAGCCGAGCGGCGGGATGTTCACCTGGCTGACCTTCGAGTATGGTTTCGATGCAGGCCGCTTCATGAGGGAGAGAGCTCTGCCCGAAGCGAAGGTCGCCTATGTGCCCGGCGCACCATTCTTTGCTGTGGAACCGAAGCCAAACCACGCTCGCGTCAGCTATTCCACCCAGACCGACGAACGCATCTTCGAAGGTATCAGCAGGCTGGGGCGGCTGCTGAAGACCGCGGTCCACCAAGCGAAGGCCAGCTAG